The nucleotide window AGTTTTTGGAAAGGGGGTCCAGGGGGAAGAACCTTTCTTCAGAAAGGTTTTCCCCCTGGTCGCCGAAGGCCGCCTGTCTTTTCCGCTTCTTCCTTTTATTCTATACGAACGACGCACAGGGTCATGGGTACGTGTTGTTGGCGTGTCGGATCAATGGTGTTGGTGGTGTGTGCCTTGCGCAGAAAAAGTGCGGGCGGGGCATCGTCCGGCCCTGGCGCGGGCAGGGATGCGGGTCCGTTGAGGGCGAAGGTTGTTGTATCGTGGGCGGGCAGTTCGCGCAGGATGCGTCCTTGCGCGTCGCACAGGAACGCGTCCGCAAAGGTGGTGTCGGCCTCGCCGTTCAGCAGCGGTTTTGCCAGTGTGGAAAGCAGTTGGGGATAGCAGAGGACATTGGCCCGCAGCACGCAGTGCAATGCGCCTGTGGCTTTGGCGAGGCCGTATTGCACGGCCCGGGCGAAGTCAACGGGTTGTTCCAGGCGATGGGCGGCAAAGGTGCGTCCGTGCGCGGGGTAGCGGGCATGCCAGACCCGTTCGATGGCATTGGTCTGTTCGTCGTAATAGGAAGCGTAGGACACCTTTTCCTGGTTCACGGCGTGTTGCAGTGCGGTGGCGACTTCGGGGGTATTATCCGTGGAGGCGTTGTCCACCAGCAAAATTTCCAGCTCCGGGTAGTCCTGAAACCAGAGGGCATCCAGGCAGGCTCCAAGGTATGTTCCTTGATTGCGGGTCGGGACGATGACGGAAATTCGCGTTGTTTTTTCAGGATTTTTTTTATGCATGGCGGTTTCGGCAGGGGTTTGCCGCGATCCTCGAACAGGGACCGCGCAGTAGCCTCTGACATACGCCTCGCAGCGCTTGAGGGCAATGTTTCGTGGTTCCCCCCTGGACATTTATTTAGGGTTTTTCTAGATAGAGAGGAGCGGATAGTTGATTTTTCCCGAAGGTCGCGACATCGGCATCTTGCTGATTCAGGGGAAACGCGTTGCCCGGCCAGGAAAAAATGCCGCAGGGCAGCGCGGCCACCATCCATATCAGGGGCTTGGCGGAACATGCGCAAGCGTGCCGCCAAAGGGGAAATCCATGCACATGAGGGGAAGCCTGCGCATTCACCCCATCCATAATTTTGCCATTGCACGCGTGAGCCGGTTTGCGGCCCGTGGCGCGGCCCTGTGGCGGCATGTCCGGCGGCCGGTCTCGGTGCTCATGTTCACGTTGCTGCTCTCCGCTTTCTGCTGGAGCACGGCATCCCCGTCCCGAGCCATGGGCATTGGCCAGCAATTCAACGAAGCCTACCGGGAATTTCATTCTCTGGCCAAGGACACGAAGCGCAAGCGGTTCCGCTCGCATTGGGAGGACGTGGAAGCACTGTTCAACGCGGTGTATTCCCGTAATCCCAAGGGCGAGTACGCGCCCAAGGCGTTGTATTACAACGGCCGGGTCTACGAGGAGATGGGCGCGGTCAGTTTCGTGGATTCGGACTATGCCAAGGCCGTGGACTACTACCACCGCGCCGCGGAACGTTTTCCCACGCATACCTGGATCGACGACTGCCTGTACCGGGCCGGGGTGTTGCTGCGCGACAAGCTGGACAACCCCGCAGGAGCGCATCGGGACTTTTTGGCCGTGGTGCGTGAGCATCCCGACGGGGACATGCGCGAGCGTGCCCAGCGCGCCCTGAACGAACTGGACGCCACGGCCGCGCAACAGCAGGCTGCCGCGCCCCGACCCCGCCCGGTTTCCACGGCGGATGGTCCGGCTCATCTGGATATGATCCGTTACCGCTCCAGCGATGACTATACCCGCGTGGTCTTGGAAATGGACCACCCCGTGGAGTATGTTTATAAATTTCTCGACCCCATCCCGGAGAAGGGCAAGGGGCATCGGGTCTATATTGACCTGCGCAACGCCCGCATGGGAGCGGACATCGACCGCAACGTCCGTATCTCCGACGGAATCCTGCGGGGTTACCGCGTGGGCCAGAACGACGCGCAGACCACGCGTGTGGTCCTGGATTTGCTGAAGTATCAGGATCACAAGGTATTCCATCTGGACAACCCCTTCCGCATCGTGGTGGACGTGTACTCCCCGGACAAACCTCCGTCCTCGGCCACGGCCCAGCAATCCATTCCCGAAGATGCGGCCAAGCGCTACGAAGATGTGGATCCCCAGGATCTGGTCAAGGTGCTCGGCCTGACCATCAAGACCGTGATGATCGATGCGGGCCACGGCGCTCATGACAAGGGAGCCGCGCACAACGGTCTGTATGAAAAGGACATCAATCTCACCGTGGCCAAGGAAGTGGGCGCACTGCTGGAAAAGGAAGGATTCCACGTCCTCTATACCCGCACGGACGATACGTTTGTGCCGCTTGAGGAACGCACGGCCATGGCCAACATGTCCAAGGTGGACCTGTTTCTCTCCCTGCACTGCAACGCCTTTCGCAAGTCCTCCATCCGGGGGTTTGAGACGTACAGCCTGAGCCTGAAGTCCTCCTCGGAGCAGGCCCGGCGCGTGGCCGCCAGGGAAAACGGTGTCCAGCCGCACCAGATCAGCGATTTGCAATTCATCCTTGCGGACCTGGTGCTCAACTCCAAGGTGGAGGAAAGCTCGGACCTGGCCGAAGATATCCAGCGCAACGTGGTGCGGCATGTGCGGGGAAAATACGGCATTCGCGACCACGGACACCGCCACGCCCCGTTTTATGTGCTCATGGGCGCGAAAATGCCCGCCGTGCTGGTGGAGATGGGCTATCTCACCAACCGGCATGACGCCGCCAATCTGGGATCCGCCAAGTATCGCCGCCGCATTGCCGAAGGCATTGTCAAAGGCGTCCTGGCCTACAAGAAACGCATTGAAAGTTTTGCCATGAACTGATCCCGGCCAAAACATTTCAGGGTTTGCCGGATCAAAAGGGGACGTGCATGCTTGAGCTGGACATTCCTGGATTTGGCTTCCTGAGCCTGGAGCACCTGGTGCTGGATTTCAACGGCACCCTGGCACATGACGGCGCGCTCCTGCCCGGGGTGGCCGGGAATCTGCGCCGATTGGCCGGAGAACTGAGCCTGCATGTGGTCACGGCGGATACGCACGGCGGGTGCGCCCGCGCCCTAGACGGATTGCCCGTGCGGCTCACCGTGTTGAAACGCCCGGCGATTCCCCGCGATTCCGGCAATGGTGAAGATGAGGCCAAGCTCGCCCTGGTGCGTTCCCTTGGTGCAACACACTGTGCGGCCGTGGGCAATGGCCGCAACGATGCGCTCATGCTGCAAGCCGCGGCCGTGGGCGTTGCCGTGGTGCAGGGCGAATGCGCGGCCATGGCCGCCTTGCACGGCGCGGACCTGATCGCCCCGGATATCCTCGCGGCCCTGGGTCTCTTTCTGGTTCCGGCACGTCTTCTGGCCGGGCTTCGGCAATAAAAA belongs to Paucidesulfovibrio gracilis DSM 16080 and includes:
- a CDS encoding glycosyltransferase family 2 protein yields the protein MHKKNPEKTTRISVIVPTRNQGTYLGACLDALWFQDYPELEILLVDNASTDNTPEVATALQHAVNQEKVSYASYYDEQTNAIERVWHARYPAHGRTFAAHRLEQPVDFARAVQYGLAKATGALHCVLRANVLCYPQLLSTLAKPLLNGEADTTFADAFLCDAQGRILRELPAHDTTTFALNGPASLPAPGPDDAPPALFLRKAHTTNTIDPTRQQHVPMTLCVVRIE
- a CDS encoding N-acetylmuramoyl-L-alanine amidase; amino-acid sequence: MHMRGSLRIHPIHNFAIARVSRFAARGAALWRHVRRPVSVLMFTLLLSAFCWSTASPSRAMGIGQQFNEAYREFHSLAKDTKRKRFRSHWEDVEALFNAVYSRNPKGEYAPKALYYNGRVYEEMGAVSFVDSDYAKAVDYYHRAAERFPTHTWIDDCLYRAGVLLRDKLDNPAGAHRDFLAVVREHPDGDMRERAQRALNELDATAAQQQAAAPRPRPVSTADGPAHLDMIRYRSSDDYTRVVLEMDHPVEYVYKFLDPIPEKGKGHRVYIDLRNARMGADIDRNVRISDGILRGYRVGQNDAQTTRVVLDLLKYQDHKVFHLDNPFRIVVDVYSPDKPPSSATAQQSIPEDAAKRYEDVDPQDLVKVLGLTIKTVMIDAGHGAHDKGAAHNGLYEKDINLTVAKEVGALLEKEGFHVLYTRTDDTFVPLEERTAMANMSKVDLFLSLHCNAFRKSSIRGFETYSLSLKSSSEQARRVAARENGVQPHQISDLQFILADLVLNSKVEESSDLAEDIQRNVVRHVRGKYGIRDHGHRHAPFYVLMGAKMPAVLVEMGYLTNRHDAANLGSAKYRRRIAEGIVKGVLAYKKRIESFAMN
- a CDS encoding HAD family hydrolase produces the protein MLELDIPGFGFLSLEHLVLDFNGTLAHDGALLPGVAGNLRRLAGELSLHVVTADTHGGCARALDGLPVRLTVLKRPAIPRDSGNGEDEAKLALVRSLGATHCAAVGNGRNDALMLQAAAVGVAVVQGECAAMAALHGADLIAPDILAALGLFLVPARLLAGLRQ